TAAAGACAATATGAAAGAGTGAAATAAGAATGCGAATAAGGATTTATTCTTAAACTCTTCTATGTAGTTAAGGGAATATATGGAAACTGCAAAAGCCAGCGTTGATACCACAAGTATAAAAAATGCCGAAAGTTTATCTATGTAAAAAGATAGATTTAAATACGGAATATTTGTGCCAAGGCTAAAGGAAACAGTATCTCCATTTAGTAAAAAATTTATACTTAAAAGAGCTACTATAAGTGTTGCTATTATCTGGATATAGAAAGAGATTTTATATTTTGGTGAAGTAATTACAGGAAGGAAAAAAAGTAAAAACAAACTCCATAAAAAACTACTGCCCTCTTCCAATTACCGACCTCATGTTTTTATTTTCTAAATTATATTATAATAAAAATTCCCCCGAAGGGGAAAGGAGGGAGAGGGGAGGAGGTTTAGGAGAAAACTCGGGCTTCCTTGTTATTTTTATTATAGATAGTCAATGTGAAATAGCTGTGAAACTTAAAAGTATTCGTATATTAATATCTTTGTAGCTTCAGAGGGGATTTTATCAGGAATTTAAAAATTTTGAAACCTCAAGACTATGTACCTAAAAACTTGCTTTTATATATTAAGATGTAGTTCTAATTTTATAAAAGCTTATTTACCTAAGATAGAAATTTAATTTTCTTCTTTTTCCTTTTCTTCAATTTCTTTAAGAGCTTTTTCAAAATCACTTATATCTTGAAATTCATTGTATACAGATTTAAATCTCAGATATGCAACAGGGTCTATTTTTTTGAGTTTTTCCTGAACCAAATCCCCTATCTCTGTGCTTTCTACAACCAATTTCCCTTCTTCAAGCAGATATTTTTCTATTTCATCGGCTATTTCAACCATCTGTTTTTCTGATACAGGTCTGTTTTTGGAAGCAAGACGAATACCTCTTATAATTTTGTCTTTGTTGAAAGCTTCAGTAGTTCCGTTTTTCTTCTTAACTATAATTTTTTCTTCTTCGTATCTTTCATAGGTTGTAAATCTAAAGCCACAATCAAGACATTCCCTTCTTCTTCTTATCACAGTCCCATCTTTAGACTGTCTTGTATCAACAACCTTATCTTCAAGGGAACCACAATTTGGACATTTCATTTAGTTTTATCTTCCTCCTTAACTTCCTTATAAGATAATCCATAATAAATAAAGTGTCCCTGAATTTTATATTCCTTATTTAAATAAAACTTTGATACTACATCTGCTTTTGCGTCTTCTGCGGTATAGATGTAATACTCTAAAAGTGCGTCATGTCCTTTTATCCACAAGCCAAGAGGCTGAATTTTAATCTGTGGAAAAACTTTTAAAATAATTTCGTAGTATTTCTTAATGTTTTCTTTTCCTACAAGGGTTAATGTTTCAGGATATATCTCTTTGATTTTTGGGTCATAAAGTTCAGCTGTATCTGCATAACATTCCATAATTTTTTCTATATTGTGTTCATTCCATCCTTCTATCCATTTATCAACTGTTTCCTGAACCGGTGATTTCCCTTTCTTTTCCATTTTTCCTCCTATAATTGTTTAAATGTATCCTCAATCGCATTTAATGTTGCCGCTATATCCTCATCGCTATGGGCTGTGCTTAAGAAAGAAGCCTCAAACTGCGATGGAGCAAGGTATATACCTTTTTCCAGCATTAATTTATAAAACTTATTAAATAATTCAAGGTCTGAGGATTTTGCATCGGCAAAGTTTTTGACTTCTTTATCTGTAAAGAACATAGTTATCATAGAACCGACTCTATTAACTGTGGCTTTTATTCCGTATTTTTCAATAAGTTCTTTCATTCCCTTTTCTAATTTTGCACCTTTTTGGTCTAATTCTCCATAAGGGGATTTTTCCTTTAGGATTTGAAGTTGTCTTAAACCTGCTGCCATTGCAAGTGGATTTCCTGATAATGTTCCAGCTTGATAAACAGGTCCTTCAGGTGCTACATATTTCATAATTTCTGCTTTTCCGCCATAGGCACCAACAGGGAGACCTGCACCTATTACTTTACCCATTGTAGTCAAATCAGGTTCTATTCCGTAAAGCTCCTGTGCACCTCCAAGAGCAAGTCTAAAACCTGTCATAACCTCGTCCCATATAAGCAATGCTCCGTATTCTTTTGTGAGTTCTCTTAATCTCTGGTGATATTCTTTAGATGGGGCAACAACTCCCATATTTCCTGCAACCGGCTCTATAATTACACAGGCTATATCATCTCCGTATTTTTTAAATGCTTCTTCTACAGCATCTATATTGTTATAAGGAAGAACTATTGTAAGCTGTGCAAGTTCTTCAGGAATTCCCGGTGTTCCCGGTATTCCAAGTGTGGCAACCCCTGAACCGGCGGATACCAGTAAACTATCCCCATGTCCGTGATAACAGCCTTCAAATTTTATTATTTTTTTTCTGCCTGTATATCCTCTGGCAAGTCTGATAGCTGACATTGTGGCTTCTGTTCCTGAGTTCACAAATCTAACCATCTCTACAGATGGAACAGCCTCAACAACAGCCTTTGCCATTTTTATTTCAAGCTCTGTTGGTGCTCCAAAACTTGTTCCGTAGTTTGAGACCTGTTTTATTGCATTTATTATCTGGTCATGGGCATGTCCCAGAATAAGAGGTCCCCATGAAAGCACATAATCTATAAATTCATTTCCGTCAACATCCCATACTCTACTACCTTTTCCTTTAGCTATAAATAAAGGCTCCATTCCGAGTGCTTTAAATGCCCTCACAGGGGAGTTAACTCCGCCTACCAGATATTTTTGTGCTTCTTTAAATAACTCTTTAGATTTTTCTGTTTTCATGCCCTCTACCTTTGAAATTTTTTATTGAAAATTATACCAGAATAAGATATTGACATAGCCAATATGTATACTAAAATAAAAATTAAGGGGAGGGTTATATGGATATAAAAAATATTGTAAACAAGCTTAACCATCGAAGTTTCTTAATATTAGATAAAGATGGGAATATTATTTATTCCTCTAATCATAAAGAAAATCCACTAAAAAAGATAATTCCTGAAATTCAAATTGTTTCTTCTATATCAAATGAGCTGGTTAAAAATTTAGGAAGAGGAGATATATTTACTATTGGTTTTAATTCACCGGAAGGAAATATTCTGGTGGTAACCAATTCAAATTTCCATATAGCTGTTTTGTTGAATAAAGACGAAAATATAGAAAAATTAGAACAGGAAATACAGACATCGTTTGATTAATAAATGTTTTCAGGTTCTCCTTCCGGTCTTGTTTTCCATCTTTTATGAACCCAGAAATATTGCTCTGGATATTGGATAACAGCTTTTTCAACCTCTTTTGTATAAAGGGCAGTTAAATTTTTGATATCATCTTCTTCGTTTCCTGTTGATGAAAAATTTATTTTTTTAACAGAAATATTAAATTTATTGGAATTTCTATCATAAACTCCGTATGCAAAATATATTGGAAGTTTGAACTTAACAGCCAATTTTGCCGGAAATGTAACCGTAGATGCAGGAAGTCCAAAAAAATCAACAAAAACACCTCTGTGTCTTAGAGCATTCTGGTCAACAAGGAAGGATATTGTTTTACCTTCTCTGATGGCTTTTATAAAATCTTTTAACGGCTGGTCATGGAATATTATTTTTATTCCTGCTTCCTGTCTTATAGAGGTTATAAGGTCATTTAGTTTTTTATTTTTCATTCTATAGGCAAGGGAAATAAGTTTTTCTGTTTCAGAAGCTATACAGGCCCCACCTAATTCCCAGTTACCAATATGTGCAGATGTCAGTATCTTTGCTCCTTTTTCCTGCAGATATTCTTTTCCTTCAACAACTTGGTAAATCTCTGATAACTGGCCTGATTTTTTGTATTCTGGGATTTTGGGAAATTCGGCTAATACTTTTCCGAGATTTTGGAGGGAGGCCTTTCCTATCTGTAATTTCCAGTTTTTATTTTTTTCAGGAAAGGCTATATCAAGATTTTTTAGAATAACATCTTTTCTATATCCTAAATTCCAGAATAAACTCCCTATTGCTTTGCCAGTTTTTAAGGCTTTTTCCCTGTTTAATCTTTCAAAAATGGAAAAAAAAGAAGAGGCAAGAAGATAGGACATATTAAATCTCGCCTAATTTTTTAAGTGCCTTTACTGCCCTTTCAAATATTTTTTTGTCAGTAGGGTATGTAAGCATATTTTCAACTTCCTCAAATGGAACAAATTTAGCTTCATCTATTTCTTCTTTTTGAGGAACAATATCTCCGCCCACATATTTCATAAGATAGTAATAAACAAATTTATGAATTCTGGATAGCTCCATGCTATACCAATAATCGACTTCTCCAAGGTATTCAACTATTTCAGCGTCAACCCCTGTTTCTTCTTTAACTTCTCTGAGAGCTGCCTGGTCTCTCGGCTCTCCCCTTTCAATGTTCCCTTTAGGAAAACTCCATCTGTTTTTTACTCTAATCAGGAGAATTTCAAGTTTTCCTTCCTCATTTTTTCTGTAAACTACTCCACCGGCAGAAAATTCCCATTTTGTTTCCATTCACCCACCTCACTTTTATTTCATATAGATTAATATGAAAGTAGTTATTATAACCGAACCAATTATATTCATAAAGAACCCTACTTTTACCATCTGATTTATAGGAATTAAACGGCTTCCGTAAATAATCGCATTAGGGGGAGTGGCAATTGGCAGCATGAAAGCATAACTTGCAGCGATAATTATACCAAAAATGGGATAAAAAAGGTCAATATTCATCTCTTTCAAAATTCCAATTAAAATTGGTGCAAATGTGATAACTGTTGCTGTATTTGAACTAATTTCTGTAAGGAATATCATTGAAACAATAAGAATAAATATAAATAACACCGTCATATCAGGGGATACAACGGCTGCAACATGTTTTCCTATATAAGCAGCAAGTCCTGTTTTTATAATTAATTTTCCAAGGGCAATACCACCACCAAATAGCAGTATTGTATCCCAGTCAAGCTCCCTTAAATCTTTTGCTGTTAATGTTCCTTCACCTTTTCTGGCAGGTAATAGGAATAATAAAAATCCTGCTATTAAGGCTACAACTGCCTCAGGGATATGTCCTTTTAAAAATTTGTATAGTTCATGATTTCCAAGTAGATTTGCAAGCCCCGGCAGAATCCATAAAAACGCAGCAAGAAAGAAAACAAAGATAGTATTTTTTTCTCCCAGTGAAACCTTTGGAAGTGTTTTTTTCTCAGAATGGATAAGCTGCTTTATTTTTTCCGGTTCAAAACTGAAATTTCTTATATGGAATTTTATATAAAATAGCATTGCTAAATAACTGAGAATTGTAATTGGAGCAGCCAGTAAGAACCATTTTAGGAAATCAACATCATAACCGGCTTCTTTTAAAAATCCTGCACCTATCAGGTTAGTAGGTGTTCCGATTAAAGTAGTTGCCCCACCTATTGATGCAGCATAGGCAACAGAAAGTAAAGCAAAAACAGCAAATCCATTAATATCCTTAATTTTTTTTGCCTTGAACATATTAATTATTCCCAGAACAAGAGGTAATAGCATTGCTGTAGTTGCAGTATTACTGACCCACATTGAAAGTAAAAAAGCAATTAATGAAAAACCGGCAATTAGCCTAATAGGGCTTTTTATAAAAAAGTCCTTAGACAACAGATTAAGGGCAAATCTTCTATCTAATCCGTGTTTGGTCATTGCTTGTGCAATCAAAAAACTACCGATAAATAGAAGAATAACAGGATGACCGAGACTGAGAAAGGCCTTTTTGACGCTGACAACACCTAAAATAACTGCTACAGTAACACCAAGAAGAGCTGTCATAGAAAGGGGAATAACCTCAGTAAGCCAGAAAACAAGACAAAAGCCCATTATGGCAAAAACAATATGAGCATCACGGGATAAATCCATAGGTGCAAGATATATAATAGCTGCTACTAAAGGTGCTAATATAAGACCTATTTCTTTTCTGTAATAGCTTAGTTTAGATAAACTCATTGTTCTTCATCTTCTACTCTAATAATTACAGTCTTCCTTCTGGTTATATTTTGCTCTTCTATTTCCTTAATTGCCTTTTGGATATTATTTTCTGAGGCTGTATGTGTAAGTATCACAAGTGGAACAACTTTATCATTTTCTTTTTCTGTTAAGGATAATACCTTTTCTTTCTGAATTACTGCTGCAATACTTATATTATATTTAGCGAAAACTGCAGCAACCTTTGCCAGAATACCGGTTACATCTGGGACTGTAAATCTTAAATAGTATCTTGTATAAAAATCATCTGCCTTTGTTATAGAAAGGTCTTTGTGCTCCCAGTTCATAGATGTAATTTCTATTTCTCTACCGACTCCAAGAGCTATGCTTTTTGCTATATCAACGATATCGCTTACCACTGAGCTGGCTGTCGGAAGGCTACCGGCTCCTTTGCCATAAAACATCGTTTCTCCTACACTGTCTCCTTCTACCATAACTGCATTGAATACTCCGTCTACTTTTGCAAGTGGATGTTCAGATGGCAGAAATGTTGGATGAACTCTAACTTCAACCTCTCCGTTATGGGATTTGGCTATAGCAAGGAGTTTCAGTGTATATCCAAGCTCTCTTCCAAGGGATATATCAAGTGTATCTATATCTTCTATTCCCTCAATGTAAACCCCTGAAAAATCAACAAATCCGCCGAATGATAGAGAGGCAAGGATAGCTATTTTGTGTGCTGCATCTGTTCCATTTATATCAAGTGTAGGGTCTGCTTCTGCATAACCAAGCTCCTGTGCTTCTTTTAAAACAGATTTAAAATCTCTGCCTTTTTTAAACATCTCTGTGAGGATGTAGTTTGTGGTTCCGTTGAGAATGCCGTAGATTTTCCCGATTTTATTGGCGACAAGACCTTCTCTCAGTGCCCTTATGATAGGAATACCACCTGCAACGGCTGCCTCAAATCCTATTCTTATTCCTTTTTCTTCTGCCTTCAGGAATATATCTTTTCCTTTCTCTGCAAGAAGTGCTTTATTTGCCGTTACAATATGCTTGTTTTTATCTATAGCATCCATAAAAAGCCTATAAGGAAAATCTATTCCTCCTGTAAGTTCAACAATAATCTGGATATCTTCATCATTAAGCAGTTCTTCAAGGGAGTTTGCCTTTTGATTTTCCTTTAATGGAAATGCAAACTGTTTATTCCAGTTTCTTGTGAAAACTTTTTTTAGATTTATCTCAACGCCTGACTTTTTACGTAGTAATTCCTTTTTTTCTTCAAGAATTTTAGCAACACCGTTCCCGACAACTCCATAACCTACAATCCCAACATTTATCTGTTTCAACCAATACCTCCCTATGATTTTTCAAAGAAAATATGAATCAGAGACATTCCAGCAAAGACCCTTATAGGAAACTCATTTGTGTTATAAAGGCAAAGGGTTATATTCCCTTCAAATCTATGTTCTATCCAGCCTGTATTCAAAAGCTGTAAACCAAGTCTGGTAAGTCTATATTTAGGTTGAACAAAAATTGCAATATTATCAGGCACAGATATATATTCCATACAATCCACAAGAAAAAATCTTTTAGGCTCAACTACTATACCTTTGTCAGATATGTAATCCTTTTCCAGAATATTCAGATATGGATTTTTAGGGTCAAGGATTTGTAATTCTGGCTCAAGCTCTTTCGGAAACCTATAAAATCTATCAGATATTCTTAAATCAATGGACGAGGGCTGCAGTTGCAGCTCCTCATCAAATGGGTCTATCTCAATTGAACCAATATCTATTAATTCTTTAATCTGCTTAGCTTTTAAAATCATGTTTTCTCCTTACTTTTTGGCGAGTCTGAGAACTTCTTTAACTAATTTTTCTATACCTTCAGCAACATCTTTTATTGTTTTTCCTTCCATATATGCAGGGGTAGATACTATTTTATGTTCTTCATCAACAAGTGCTTCTGATACTGGGCATACAAGGTGTTGTTGTCCCATTGCCTCAATAGCTTTTGCCACATCTTCATCGCTACCAATTGTTAATTTTGCTTTAGCTTCCCTTAATGCTGCTGCAACAATTACAGGAGAAATACATACTGCACCGATAGGTTTTCCTTTTTCAAACATTTCAACAAGAAGTCTTTTAACTTCCGGAATAACATCTGCCTCTGCACCTTTTTCAAGGAAGTTTGAGAAGTTTTTGGCAACCCCGTATCCACCGGGCATTATAAGTGCATCTATATCGTCAGCGGATACTTCATTAATATCCTTAATATTTCCCCTTGCTATTCTGGCAGCTTCAACAAGGACATTTCTGGTTTCATCCATTTTTTCGCCAGTAAGATGGTTTATAACCTCTTTTTGTGGAATATTAGGCGCCATACATACAATCTCTGCACCTTCTTTATCTAAGAAATAAAGTGTAAGTGTTGCCTCATGTATTTCAGCACCATCAAACACACCGCATCCTGCCAGTAATACTCCAACTCTCATGGCATTACCCCCTTTTATGAAATTTACCTGATTTTATTGTAAACTAATTTATTGAAAGAATTAACAGGAGGCAAGGAATGTTTCAACTGGAAGTTGTGACTCCGAAAGGAATAGTTTTTCAAGGAGAAGTTGAGCAGACAGTTATAAACACATCAGATGGGGAAATTGGTGTTTTAGAAAATCACATGCTCCTTTTAACAAATGTTGTTCCAGGAAAATTAAGAATAGAAAGACAAAATGAAGAACCATTAGAATTTGCAGTTACTTATGGAAATATTGATGTTAGAGGCGATAGAGTAATTGTTCTGGTTGAAGAGGCATTTGGACTTGAGGAAATAAATGTTGAACAGGAAAAACAAATTCTTGAAGAAGCAAAAGCTAAATTAGAACAAAAAGAAACACTTTCACTTGAAGAAATAGAACATTACGAAAAACTCAGAGAAAGAGCGGAAGTATTACTTGAGCTTGCAGGTGTAAAAGTCAGATAAATGGAAATAAAACCATCTCCCAACGAAGTCCTTACCCCTTTTATCAGGGGTAAGGTTCAAATCATTCAAAGCAAATCAGGATATAGATTTAATGTTGATAGTGTTTTACTTGCTTCTTTCGTTGATATTCCTGACAAACCATCAAAACTTATAGACCTTGGAACAGGCTCAGGGATAATTCCTGTTTTACTATCTCTAAAATATAAAAATGTTGAGCTATATGGGGTTGAACTTCAGGAAAGCCTCTTTGCACAGGCATGGAAAAATTTTCAGCTTAATAAGATTAAAGGGCAGGTTTTTAAAGGAGATATAAAGGAAATCAGAAGAATCTTTAGACCTGAAAGCTTTGATTATGTAGTTTTCAATCCACCTTACCATAAACCACCTGAGAGTGTTGAGTATACAGAAAAAAACATAGCCAGATATGAATTAGAAGGAAACATAAAAGATTTTATAAAGGCAGCTTCATATCTGCTTAAAAATAAAGGTAAGCTTTTTATGGTTTTTCCTGCAGGAAGACTATCTACGGTGATTTCACTTCTACTCGATAAACATATTTTCCCTAAAAGATATAGATTTATCCATCCGACACCTGAAGAAAAAGCCACTCATTTTTTATTGGAAGCTGTAAAAGGAGCAAACCCTGAAGGAGAAATAATAGAAAAACCTTTAATTATGTATCAAGACCCAAAAAATAAAATCTATACACCGGAAGTGGAATTTATTCTGGAAAAATTTACGGAGGAATAATAAATGGACAGAAACTCTTTGCAGGCACTTGCAAAAGTATCAATTATTGAGGGAATATCCTTGCTGATACTGTTTTTTATAGCAATGCCCCTTAAATATATCTGGGGATACAAAATAGCAACACTGATATTTGGTTCAATACATGGAATTTTATGGCTAACATTCCTTTACTTTTTATATCAGGCAAAACAAAAAAATAATCTGGATAATCAGTTTGTAATAAAAATGGTGATATTTTCCGTCCTTCCCTTTGGATTTATTCCTATGGAAAAAATGATAAAAGAAAGGTTAGAGCCATTTAGTCAAACAGCACAAAATTAATGTAAAATAAATAAGTCAAAAAACATAAAGAAGGAGTAAAGGGCTAATGTCAAAACTTGTTCTTGTTAGACACGGACAATCAATATGGAACCTCCAAAACAGATTTACAGGATGGATAGATGTTCCTCTTACAGAAAAAGGAAAAGAAGAGGCTTACAAAGCCGGAGAGCTTTTAAAGGATATTAGATTTGATGTTGCTTATACTTCAATGCTTACAAGGGCACAGGAAACCCTCAGAATAATACTGGAAACAATAGGACTTGCTATACCTATTATAAGAGACCAAGCACTTAACGAAAGACATTACGGAGCACTTCAAGGGCTTAATAAGGATAGAGCAAGAGAAAAATGGGGAAAAGAGATAGTTCACCTGTGGAGAAGAAGTTATGATATTCCTCCACCGGAAGGAGAAAGCCTTAAAGACACAGCAGAAAGAACTATTCCATTTTTAGAAAGAGCGATAATGGGAGATATAAAAGATGGTAGAGATGTCCTTGTTGTTGCCCACGGAAACTCCCTCAGGTCAATAGTTATGTATCTGGAAAAACTTTCCCCTGAAGAAATAATAAAAGTAGAAATTCCAACAGGAACACCTATCGTTTATGAACTTGATGAAAATGAAAATATCATAAACAAAGAAATCAGACATTTAGAGGGCTAAGATGAATTATCTTGTAGCTGCCAACTGGAAGATGAACAAAACTGTCGGGGAAACCCTTGAGTATTTAGAGGTCTTTCTACCTTCTGTAAAAGACCTTATGCACATTGATATAATGATTGCCCCACCTTTTACGGCATTATCCTCTGCCTCAATCAAACTGGATGCTGCCAAAAAAGAAGGGGAATATAATGTAAAACTTGGTGCCCAAAATATGTATTATGTAGATAAAGGGGCATTCACAGGAGAAATATCTCCCTTAATGCTCACAGAATTAAATGTTGAATATGTGATACTTGGCCACTCAGAAAGAAGACATATCTTTGGTGAAAAAGATAACCTGATTAATAAAAAAGTAATAGCTGCAGTAGAACATGGATTAAGGCCTATTTTATGTGTTGGAGAAACAATAGAAGAAAGGGAACAGGGAAAAACCCTTTCTGTTGTTGAAAGACAAATTAGAAACGGTCTTGCAGGAGTAGAGAGGGATTTAGTTTATATAGACATAGCTTATGAGCCTGTATGGGCAATAGGAACAGGAGTTAATGCA
This genomic stretch from Persephonella sp. harbors:
- a CDS encoding methyltransferase — translated: MEIKPSPNEVLTPFIRGKVQIIQSKSGYRFNVDSVLLASFVDIPDKPSKLIDLGTGSGIIPVLLSLKYKNVELYGVELQESLFAQAWKNFQLNKIKGQVFKGDIKEIRRIFRPESFDYVVFNPPYHKPPESVEYTEKNIARYELEGNIKDFIKAASYLLKNKGKLFMVFPAGRLSTVISLLLDKHIFPKRYRFIHPTPEEKATHFLLEAVKGANPEGEIIEKPLIMYQDPKNKIYTPEVEFILEKFTEE
- a CDS encoding homoserine dehydrogenase, which codes for MKQINVGIVGYGVVGNGVAKILEEKKELLRKKSGVEINLKKVFTRNWNKQFAFPLKENQKANSLEELLNDEDIQIIVELTGGIDFPYRLFMDAIDKNKHIVTANKALLAEKGKDIFLKAEEKGIRIGFEAAVAGGIPIIRALREGLVANKIGKIYGILNGTTNYILTEMFKKGRDFKSVLKEAQELGYAEADPTLDINGTDAAHKIAILASLSFGGFVDFSGVYIEGIEDIDTLDISLGRELGYTLKLLAIAKSHNGEVEVRVHPTFLPSEHPLAKVDGVFNAVMVEGDSVGETMFYGKGAGSLPTASSVVSDIVDIAKSIALGVGREIEITSMNWEHKDLSITKADDFYTRYYLRFTVPDVTGILAKVAAVFAKYNISIAAVIQKEKVLSLTEKENDKVVPLVILTHTASENNIQKAIKEIEEQNITRRKTVIIRVEDEEQ
- the atpC gene encoding ATP synthase F1 subunit epsilon, yielding MFQLEVVTPKGIVFQGEVEQTVINTSDGEIGVLENHMLLLTNVVPGKLRIERQNEEPLEFAVTYGNIDVRGDRVIVLVEEAFGLEEINVEQEKQILEEAKAKLEQKETLSLEEIEHYEKLRERAEVLLELAGVKVR
- the dcd gene encoding dCTP deaminase — its product is MILKAKQIKELIDIGSIEIDPFDEELQLQPSSIDLRISDRFYRFPKELEPELQILDPKNPYLNILEKDYISDKGIVVEPKRFFLVDCMEYISVPDNIAIFVQPKYRLTRLGLQLLNTGWIEHRFEGNITLCLYNTNEFPIRVFAGMSLIHIFFEKS
- the tpiA gene encoding triose-phosphate isomerase; translated protein: MNYLVAANWKMNKTVGETLEYLEVFLPSVKDLMHIDIMIAPPFTALSSASIKLDAAKKEGEYNVKLGAQNMYYVDKGAFTGEISPLMLTELNVEYVILGHSERRHIFGEKDNLINKKVIAAVEHGLRPILCVGETIEEREQGKTLSVVERQIRNGLAGVERDLVYIDIAYEPVWAIGTGVNATPEQAEEVHRFIRSLINEISKGNDHKTRILYGGSVNEKNARDLIKEPNINGFLVGTASLDPERFYKIITEVLEV
- the hemL gene encoding glutamate-1-semialdehyde 2,1-aminomutase, producing MKTEKSKELFKEAQKYLVGGVNSPVRAFKALGMEPLFIAKGKGSRVWDVDGNEFIDYVLSWGPLILGHAHDQIINAIKQVSNYGTSFGAPTELEIKMAKAVVEAVPSVEMVRFVNSGTEATMSAIRLARGYTGRKKIIKFEGCYHGHGDSLLVSAGSGVATLGIPGTPGIPEELAQLTIVLPYNNIDAVEEAFKKYGDDIACVIIEPVAGNMGVVAPSKEYHQRLRELTKEYGALLIWDEVMTGFRLALGGAQELYGIEPDLTTMGKVIGAGLPVGAYGGKAEIMKYVAPEGPVYQAGTLSGNPLAMAAGLRQLQILKEKSPYGELDQKGAKLEKGMKELIEKYGIKATVNRVGSMITMFFTDKEVKNFADAKSSDLELFNKFYKLMLEKGIYLAPSQFEASFLSTAHSDEDIAATLNAIEDTFKQL
- the elbB gene encoding isoprenoid biosynthesis glyoxalase ElbB; translation: MRVGVLLAGCGVFDGAEIHEATLTLYFLDKEGAEIVCMAPNIPQKEVINHLTGEKMDETRNVLVEAARIARGNIKDINEVSADDIDALIMPGGYGVAKNFSNFLEKGAEADVIPEVKRLLVEMFEKGKPIGAVCISPVIVAAALREAKAKLTIGSDEDVAKAIEAMGQQHLVCPVSEALVDEEHKIVSTPAYMEGKTIKDVAEGIEKLVKEVLRLAKK
- a CDS encoding lysophospholipid acyltransferase family protein; the protein is MSYLLASSFFSIFERLNREKALKTGKAIGSLFWNLGYRKDVILKNLDIAFPEKNKNWKLQIGKASLQNLGKVLAEFPKIPEYKKSGQLSEIYQVVEGKEYLQEKGAKILTSAHIGNWELGGACIASETEKLISLAYRMKNKKLNDLITSIRQEAGIKIIFHDQPLKDFIKAIREGKTISFLVDQNALRHRGVFVDFFGLPASTVTFPAKLAVKFKLPIYFAYGVYDRNSNKFNISVKKINFSSTGNEEDDIKNLTALYTKEVEKAVIQYPEQYFWVHKRWKTRPEGEPENIY
- the nrdR gene encoding transcriptional regulator NrdR — encoded protein: MKCPNCGSLEDKVVDTRQSKDGTVIRRRRECLDCGFRFTTYERYEEEKIIVKKKNGTTEAFNKDKIIRGIRLASKNRPVSEKQMVEIADEIEKYLLEEGKLVVESTEIGDLVQEKLKKIDPVAYLRFKSVYNEFQDISDFEKALKEIEEKEKEEN
- a CDS encoding DUF3817 domain-containing protein, yielding MDRNSLQALAKVSIIEGISLLILFFIAMPLKYIWGYKIATLIFGSIHGILWLTFLYFLYQAKQKNNLDNQFVIKMVIFSVLPFGFIPMEKMIKERLEPFSQTAQN
- a CDS encoding NUDIX hydrolase; this translates as METKWEFSAGGVVYRKNEEGKLEILLIRVKNRWSFPKGNIERGEPRDQAALREVKEETGVDAEIVEYLGEVDYWYSMELSRIHKFVYYYLMKYVGGDIVPQKEEIDEAKFVPFEEVENMLTYPTDKKIFERAVKALKKLGEI
- a CDS encoding 2,3-diphosphoglycerate-dependent phosphoglycerate mutase — its product is MSKLVLVRHGQSIWNLQNRFTGWIDVPLTEKGKEEAYKAGELLKDIRFDVAYTSMLTRAQETLRIILETIGLAIPIIRDQALNERHYGALQGLNKDRAREKWGKEIVHLWRRSYDIPPPEGESLKDTAERTIPFLERAIMGDIKDGRDVLVVAHGNSLRSIVMYLEKLSPEEIIKVEIPTGTPIVYELDENENIINKEIRHLEG
- a CDS encoding nuclear transport factor 2 family protein; this encodes MEKKGKSPVQETVDKWIEGWNEHNIEKIMECYADTAELYDPKIKEIYPETLTLVGKENIKKYYEIILKVFPQIKIQPLGLWIKGHDALLEYYIYTAEDAKADVVSKFYLNKEYKIQGHFIYYGLSYKEVKEEDKTK
- a CDS encoding DASS family sodium-coupled anion symporter is translated as MSLSKLSYYRKEIGLILAPLVAAIIYLAPMDLSRDAHIVFAIMGFCLVFWLTEVIPLSMTALLGVTVAVILGVVSVKKAFLSLGHPVILLFIGSFLIAQAMTKHGLDRRFALNLLSKDFFIKSPIRLIAGFSLIAFLLSMWVSNTATTAMLLPLVLGIINMFKAKKIKDINGFAVFALLSVAYAASIGGATTLIGTPTNLIGAGFLKEAGYDVDFLKWFLLAAPITILSYLAMLFYIKFHIRNFSFEPEKIKQLIHSEKKTLPKVSLGEKNTIFVFFLAAFLWILPGLANLLGNHELYKFLKGHIPEAVVALIAGFLLFLLPARKGEGTLTAKDLRELDWDTILLFGGGIALGKLIIKTGLAAYIGKHVAAVVSPDMTVLFIFILIVSMIFLTEISSNTATVITFAPILIGILKEMNIDLFYPIFGIIIAASYAFMLPIATPPNAIIYGSRLIPINQMVKVGFFMNIIGSVIITTFILIYMK